In Chitinophaga sp. HK235, a single window of DNA contains:
- a CDS encoding acyl-CoA dehydrogenase family protein, with product MNLALTDTQQALREEFRSFVQTDLLPYANDYDKQGFIPMELIQKLGARGYLGATLPEAYGGRNMDQVSYGLLNEEIGYACSSTRSLITVHSSLTAETLLRWGTREQKDKWLPLLATGTSLAAFGLSEPDAGSDTAGIKTTYQATADGYTLNGVKKWITFAQTAHLFVIVAQGEQGITAFLVERDTPGLTVKPLEGILGTRASMLGEIHLDNCHIPAENLFGRKGWGLQQIVNTALDNGRYSVACGSLGIARACLEDSIRYAKNRRSFGQLLKDHQLIKQKIANMVTEVKAASLLCRNAGYLRDKKDPDSIIQTSLAKYHASRMANNIAAEAVQLHGALGCHDSISIQRYFRDAKVMEIIEGSSEIQQILIADHSIAGLSTIL from the coding sequence ATGAACCTTGCATTAACCGATACGCAGCAGGCCCTCAGAGAGGAGTTCAGGAGTTTTGTACAAACAGACCTGCTGCCTTATGCCAACGATTACGATAAACAGGGTTTCATTCCGATGGAACTGATCCAGAAACTTGGCGCCAGGGGTTATCTCGGCGCCACCCTTCCGGAGGCTTATGGCGGCCGGAACATGGATCAGGTGTCTTACGGGCTGCTGAACGAAGAAATAGGGTATGCCTGTTCTTCTACCCGCAGCCTTATTACCGTTCATTCTTCGCTCACCGCCGAAACCCTGTTGCGCTGGGGCACCCGGGAGCAAAAAGATAAATGGCTGCCATTACTGGCTACGGGCACCAGCCTGGCTGCATTCGGACTTTCAGAGCCTGATGCAGGCAGTGATACCGCAGGTATTAAAACAACCTATCAGGCTACCGCTGACGGCTATACGCTGAATGGTGTAAAAAAGTGGATCACTTTTGCCCAGACCGCTCATCTGTTCGTAATTGTCGCACAGGGAGAACAAGGCATCACTGCTTTCCTAGTAGAACGTGATACACCGGGCCTTACCGTGAAGCCACTGGAAGGCATACTGGGAACAAGAGCCTCCATGCTGGGAGAAATCCATTTAGACAACTGTCATATACCGGCAGAAAACCTGTTCGGCAGAAAAGGCTGGGGACTGCAGCAGATCGTCAACACCGCCCTCGATAATGGCAGGTATAGCGTGGCATGTGGCTCTCTGGGTATAGCCAGGGCATGCCTGGAAGACAGCATCCGCTATGCAAAAAACCGTCGTTCGTTTGGTCAGTTACTGAAAGATCATCAGCTTATCAAACAAAAAATTGCCAACATGGTCACGGAAGTGAAGGCAGCCAGTCTGCTCTGCAGAAATGCCGGCTACCTGCGTGATAAAAAAGATCCCGACAGTATCATACAAACGTCGCTGGCTAAATATCACGCCTCCCGCATGGCCAATAATATTGCGGCAGAAGCGGTGCAGCTGCATGGAGCCCTGGGCTGCCATGACAGCATTTCCATCCAGCGGTACTTCCGTGATGCCAAAGTAATGGAGATCATCGAAGGCTCTTCAGAAATACAACAGATACTGATTGCAGACCACAGTATCGCCGGTTTAAGCACCATTCTCTAA
- a CDS encoding acyl carrier protein, translating into METHTQAGPRVIIREFLQKRIGQDVQFADTEDIFQLGLVNSLFALELVVFLEKSFDIAVENEDLNLDNFRSVSNMETFILKKKGK; encoded by the coding sequence ATGGAAACACACACTCAAGCAGGCCCTCGTGTAATCATCAGAGAATTTCTTCAGAAACGCATCGGACAGGATGTTCAGTTTGCCGATACAGAAGACATCTTTCAGCTCGGACTGGTAAACTCATTATTTGCACTGGAACTGGTGGTATTCCTGGAAAAATCTTTCGACATCGCCGTAGAAAATGAAGACCTCAACCTGGACAATTTCAGGAGTGTGAGCAACATGGAAACATTTATTCTTAAAAAGAAAGGAAAATAA
- a CDS encoding 3-hydroxyacyl-CoA dehydrogenase family protein — MTIKTIAVIGAGVMGQGVAYQFAKYDYNILLIDNSAAALEHARKEIRNIERLDKILHKSTSTVNVLDKITFTDDLKAVGAADFIIENITENIALKENLYRQLKDILAEHALLAVNTSAVSVTRLASFLKKPQQVMGIHFMNPVHLKPTVEVIRGYHTTPDTINATQELLGSVKMTGVVVNDLPGFISNRVLMLTINEAIFSLQDGVATVPDIDKIFRECFGHKMGPLETADLIGLDTILYTLDVLFASYNDTKFRPSPLLKKMVDAGLHGRKTKEGFYKYDLN, encoded by the coding sequence ATGACAATCAAGACAATTGCGGTAATCGGTGCAGGCGTTATGGGCCAGGGTGTTGCTTACCAGTTTGCCAAGTACGACTATAACATCCTGCTGATCGATAATTCAGCGGCAGCCCTCGAACATGCCAGAAAAGAAATACGCAACATTGAGCGCCTGGATAAAATATTGCATAAATCTACCAGCACTGTAAATGTGCTGGACAAAATAACTTTTACAGATGATTTAAAAGCTGTAGGTGCTGCCGATTTTATTATCGAGAACATCACAGAGAACATCGCGCTGAAAGAAAATTTATACCGGCAGCTGAAAGATATACTTGCCGAGCATGCCTTGCTGGCAGTAAACACTTCCGCTGTTTCCGTTACCAGGCTCGCTTCTTTCCTGAAAAAACCTCAACAGGTAATGGGCATCCACTTTATGAATCCGGTACACCTGAAACCTACCGTGGAAGTCATCAGAGGCTATCATACCACACCTGATACCATCAACGCCACACAGGAACTGCTGGGCAGCGTGAAAATGACCGGCGTAGTAGTAAACGACCTCCCCGGCTTCATCTCCAACCGTGTGCTGATGCTCACCATCAACGAAGCCATTTTCAGCCTGCAGGACGGTGTTGCCACCGTACCCGATATCGACAAGATATTCAGGGAATGTTTCGGTCATAAAATGGGGCCGCTGGAAACAGCCGACCTGATTGGCCTGGACACCATCCTGTACACACTGGATGTGCTCTTCGCAAGCTACAACGACACCAAGTTCAGACCCTCGCCCCTGCTGAAGAAAATGGTAGACGCAGGACTGCATGGCAGAAAAACCAAAGAAGGTTTTTACAAATATGATCTGAACTAA